From Candidatus Manganitrophus morganii, the proteins below share one genomic window:
- the trxB gene encoding thioredoxin-disulfide reductase has translation MTEKIENVIIIGSGPAGLTAAIYAARANLHPVLIEGAQAGGQLMITTDVENFPGFPDGIQGPQLILEMKKQAQRFDTTFITGDVTSVDFSQRPFSIVVDGERTYRTRSVIICSGARAKLLGIESEARLMGHGVSACATCDGFFFRGKDVFIVGGGDTAMEEATFLTRFANQVSVIHRRDKLRASKIMQDKAFKNPKIKFIWDTTITDILDGPSGTVSAAVLQNLKTGETSQRKIDGVFIAIGHEPNTALFKGQLALDDRGYIKTQPGTPHTNVPGVFAAGDVQDPNYRQAITAAGTGCMAAMDAEKFLESDHLENESAGREGH, from the coding sequence ATGACGGAGAAGATCGAAAATGTCATCATCATCGGCTCGGGGCCGGCCGGCCTCACGGCGGCGATTTATGCCGCCCGGGCGAATCTTCATCCCGTCTTGATCGAAGGGGCTCAAGCCGGCGGGCAGCTGATGATCACGACCGACGTGGAAAACTTTCCGGGATTCCCCGACGGCATTCAGGGGCCGCAGCTGATCCTGGAGATGAAGAAGCAGGCGCAGCGCTTCGACACCACCTTTATCACCGGGGATGTCACCTCCGTCGATTTCTCTCAGCGCCCCTTCAGCATCGTGGTCGACGGGGAGCGGACCTACCGGACCCGATCGGTGATCATCTGCTCCGGTGCCCGGGCCAAGCTGCTCGGGATTGAATCGGAGGCCCGGCTGATGGGCCACGGCGTCTCCGCCTGCGCCACCTGCGACGGGTTTTTCTTTCGCGGGAAAGATGTCTTTATCGTCGGCGGGGGCGATACCGCCATGGAGGAGGCGACCTTTCTGACCCGTTTCGCGAATCAGGTCAGCGTCATTCACCGGCGGGATAAGCTGCGCGCCTCCAAGATCATGCAGGACAAGGCGTTCAAGAACCCCAAGATCAAATTCATCTGGGACACGACGATCACCGATATTTTGGACGGGCCTTCCGGAACGGTTTCGGCGGCGGTCCTCCAGAATCTGAAAACCGGAGAGACTTCTCAGCGGAAGATCGACGGGGTTTTCATCGCGATCGGGCATGAGCCGAACACCGCTCTGTTCAAGGGCCAGCTGGCGCTGGATGATCGCGGTTACATCAAAACCCAGCCCGGGACACCGCACACCAACGTTCCGGGGGTCTTCGCCGCGGGGGATGTGCAAGACCCGAACTATCGCCAGGCGATCACGGCCGCCGGCACCGGCTGTATGGCGGCGATGGATGCGGAGAAATTTTTGGAATCCGATCACCTAGAAAACGAATCGGCCGGTAGGGAAGGACACTAA
- a CDS encoding chlorite dismutase family protein yields MANDKRQYVNYIFYKLDPAWRRLPAEEREAGKRELSAAIEGFTSKVLVIPYSTVGIRAETDIMLWRISYDLESFQDMTVKMLSTSLGKYMNTVYSYIAMTKRSIYVDKHTHEGQESKRLTIVPGESKYLFIYPFVKTREWYLLTKSARQGMMNEHIEIGHKYPTVKINTSYSFGLDDAEFVVAFESDHPSDFLDLVMELRNAEASRYTLLDTPIFTCVRKSLKDALNDLGN; encoded by the coding sequence ATGGCAAACGATAAAAGACAGTATGTGAACTACATTTTCTACAAGTTGGATCCGGCGTGGCGAAGGTTGCCGGCCGAAGAGCGGGAAGCAGGGAAACGGGAGCTGTCCGCGGCCATCGAAGGCTTCACGTCGAAGGTGCTCGTGATCCCTTATTCCACGGTCGGAATCCGTGCCGAGACCGATATCATGCTCTGGCGGATCAGCTACGATCTGGAATCGTTTCAGGACATGACGGTCAAAATGCTCTCGACCAGCCTGGGCAAATACATGAACACCGTCTACTCCTATATCGCGATGACGAAGCGGTCGATCTACGTCGACAAGCACACCCACGAAGGCCAGGAGTCGAAGCGCCTCACGATCGTTCCCGGAGAGTCGAAATACCTCTTCATCTATCCCTTCGTCAAGACACGCGAATGGTATCTTCTGACCAAATCGGCCCGGCAGGGAATGATGAATGAGCATATCGAGATCGGCCACAAGTACCCGACGGTGAAAATCAACACCTCCTACTCCTTCGGATTGGACGATGCCGAGTTCGTCGTGGCGTTCGAGAGTGACCATCCCTCCGACTTTTTAGACCTGGTCATGGAGCTGCGCAACGCCGAGGCGAGCCGGTACACGCTGCTCGACACGCCGATCTTCACCTGCGTCCGAAAAAGCCTCAAGGATGCTTTGAACGATCTGGGGAATTAA